A window of Oncorhynchus nerka isolate Pitt River linkage group LG4, Oner_Uvic_2.0, whole genome shotgun sequence contains these coding sequences:
- the LOC115128342 gene encoding hepatic leukemia factor-like — protein MSRPLTQLLPPDLPAGASPQFSTGNLAGSVPTGGHLNSMASLKTLLQLPIKADQRAKDCCAMKDKDKPQDSDTMGGGPGGRPSQSAFLGPHLWERTLPCSDGGLFQLQYMDLEEFLTENGMAMHSKGGNGSSASAQVPSQSSLQSAVPNQSSQCPPSSPPLCSSSSSSMSSSSSSSSLLGLDNGPPPPNGLPGMMGGPECLRGGQVMSPDLSPSSTTSSSCLPGPPGGSLVANGTADVMVNFDPDPADVALSSVPGQEAFDPRRHRFSDEELKPQPMIKKARKMLVPDEQKDDKYWSRRYKNNEAAKRSRDARRLKENQITVRAAFLERENAALRQEMADMHKELGRCRNILNKFESRHGDL, from the exons ATGTCTAGGCCGCTCACACAGCTCCTACCGCCTGACCTCCCGGCCGGAGCGAGCCCACAGTTCAGTACGGGTAACCTCGCGGGCAGTGTCCCGACCGGCGGACACTTGAACTCCATGGCCAGCCTCAAGACTCTCCTACAACTGCCCATCAAGGCTGACCAGCGAGCGAAAGACTGCTGTGCAATGAAAG ACAAAGACAAGCCCCAGGACTCGGACACCATGGGTGGGGGCCCAGGTGGTCGGCCTTCCCAGTCGGCTTTCCTGGGGCCCCATCTGTGGGAGCGCACGCTACCCTGCAGCGACGGGGGCCTCTTCCAGCTGCAGTACATGGACCTGGAAGAGTTCCTGACTGAGAACGGCATGGCCATGCACAGCAAAGGTGGCAATGGCTCCAGCGCCAGCGCCCAGGTGCCCTCGCAGAGCTCCCTGCAGTCGGCCGTGCCCAACCAGAGCTCCCAGTGCCCGCCGTCCTCCCCTCCGCTATGTTCTTCTTCATCATCCTCCatgtcctcctcatcttcctcctcctcgctGCTGGGCCTGGACAACGGGCCGCCACCACCAAACGGACTGCCAGGCATGATGGGAGGGCCCGAGTGCCTACGTG GTGGCCAGGTCATGTCTCCAGACCTCTcgccctcctccaccacctcctcctcctgcctccccggGCCGCCAGGAGGCTCACTGGTCGCCAACGGCACCGCTGACGTCATGGTGAACTTTGACCCGGACCCGGCGGACGTGGCGCTGTCCAGCGTGCCGGGCCAGGAGGCCTTCGACCCCCGGAGGCACCGCTTCTCAGACGAGGAGCTCAAGCCACAGCCCATGATCAAGAAAGCCCGCAAGATGCTGGTCCCAGATGAGCAGAAG GACGACAAGTACTGGAGCCGGCGCTACAAGAACAACGAGGCGGCCAAGCGCTCACGTGACGCCCGGCGCCTCAAGGAGAACCAGATCACGGTGCGCGCCGCCTTCCTGGAGCGAGAGAACGCTGCTCTCAGACAGGAAATGGCCGACATGCACAAGGAGCTGGGCCGCTGCCGCAACATCCTCAACAAGTTCGAGAGCCGACACGGAGACTTGTGA